One genomic window of Mycteria americana isolate JAX WOST 10 ecotype Jacksonville Zoo and Gardens chromosome Z, USCA_MyAme_1.0, whole genome shotgun sequence includes the following:
- the SUB1 gene encoding activated RNA polymerase II transcriptional coactivator p15, which translates to MPKSKELVSSSSSASDSDSEVDKKAKRKKQAAPEKPVKKQKTGESSKGAASSKQSSNRDENMFQIGKMRYVSVRDFKGKVLIDIREYWLDQEGEMKPGRKGISLNPEQWNQLKEQISDIDDAVRKL; encoded by the exons aTGCCTAAGTCAAAGGAACTTGTGTCTTCAAGCTCATCTGCCAGTGATTCAGATAGTGAAGTTGACAAAAAG GCAAAGCGGAAAAAGCAAGCAGCTCCAGAAAAGCctgtaaagaaacaaaagactgGTGAAAGTTCAAAAGGTGCAGCTTCTTCTAAGCAAAGCAGTAACAGAGATGAGAATATGTTTCAG ATTGGCAAAATGAGGTATGTCAGTGTTCGTGATTTTAAAGGGAAAGTCTTAATTGATATTAGAGAATATTGGCTGGATCAAGAAGGTGAAATGAAGCCTGGCAGAAAAG gtATTTCTTTAAATCCAGAACAGTGGAACCAGCTGAAGGAACAGATTTCTGATATTGATGATGCAGTAAGAAAACTGTAA